In Argiope bruennichi chromosome X1, qqArgBrue1.1, whole genome shotgun sequence, a single window of DNA contains:
- the LOC129959465 gene encoding uncharacterized protein LOC129959465 encodes MASRQINETVGIYLFSMLMLLTLLPPAHVISMACNACGPECANACGTAMFRACCFNYNKKRSAPEPDFEHMATDNVGNLSEGLDIGPWSSDNSGDVTNSDVNQKYQKSFSVPKWIRLIGKLSNGSLNKERKQNYYGGYLY; translated from the coding sequence GAATTTACCTCTTTTCCATGTTGATGCTACTGACCTTATTACCTCCAGCCCATGTTATTTCTATGGCATGCAATGCATGCGGTCCAGAGTGTGCCAACGCTTGTGGGACCGCTATGTTCCGGGCATGTTGCTTCAACTACAACAAGAAACGAAGTGCTCCTGAACCAGATTTTGAACATATGGCCACCGACAATGTTGGTAATCTCTCAGAAGGTCTCGATATAGGTCCATGGTCCAGTGACAATTCAGGCGATGTCACCAATTCTGATGTGaaccaaaaatatcaaaagtctTTCTCAGTACCCAAGTGGATTCGTTTGATTGGAAAGCTTTCCAACGGATCCTTGAACAAGGAAAGAAAACAGAACTACTATGGGGGCTATCTATATTAG